Proteins from a genomic interval of Desulfurobacterium atlanticum:
- a CDS encoding ArsR/SmtB family transcription factor produces the protein MAKSKSNLPILDERKLEEGAECLKALASPVRLKILFKLKEQPMCVTDLEKELGISQSSLSQHLRTLRYKGIVDKKREGNKVYYTIASDAFVQLLETLPQIICFKG, from the coding sequence ATGGCAAAGTCAAAATCAAATTTACCGATACTTGATGAGAGAAAGCTTGAGGAAGGAGCTGAATGTTTAAAGGCTCTTGCGTCTCCTGTAAGATTGAAAATTCTTTTTAAGCTTAAAGAGCAACCTATGTGTGTAACGGACCTTGAGAAAGAGCTTGGCATTTCTCAATCTTCCCTTTCTCAGCATTTAAGGACTTTAAGGTATAAAGGAATAGTTGACAAGAAAAGAGAAGGGAATAAAGTTTACTATACAATAGCTTCTGATGCGTTTGTTCAGCTACTTGAAACGTTGCCACAGATCATATGTTTTAAAGGGTAA